The Primulina eburnea isolate SZY01 unplaced genomic scaffold, ASM2296580v1 ctg1314, whole genome shotgun sequence nucleotide sequence GACTTTTTGGTTCATCGTGCTATTGCTTGCAAGCGAGACCCATAAAGGTATCCCTTCTTTGCTCAGTACCAGGTGAGCTCCATCAACTGGATTTTATAATATCTCCTGGCCAGGTCAGTACCTAACCAGGCCCTTTTCTTTGTCTTACGAATCCGCATCGTTAGCTTGGAAGGCTAGGGGTTATAGTCGACATCAACGCCGGACCGCTCATTGAAGATAAAAGTACATAAAACCACCCATATGTTCTCGTCATCTTTGGTAAAATAAAGTCCGCTGCAAAGACTTTCATAAACCACTCTACCGTAGTTTTTAGTAGACAACCCCCACCACTTTGTGTAAAATCATTAGGTATGAATATGTTAGATTGTTTACTCACAATTTATTTAGTAGTACATGTTTAGATAAACATTAGTACTTTCAATATTATATTGATAAATCAGTGCACATTTCTAACTACCTTGAAAACTTGTAACTAATGTCAAGGCTCCATTACTTCATCAACTGAACTGTTACTCTAAAAAAACATCGGTATTGTTCTAAACAGCTCAGATAGCCTATATTATTCTATTTCCCCTATTTCACCACCATTGGAGCTTCCTAACCtcattaattaaaaacaatattaTTCTAAATTATTGTTACATTGcgaaatttcaaatttcaaatttcaaagatGAAAATTTGATATAGCGATTATCGTACGATTCAATAAGTAATCACTACATGTCAATGATgaataaacaaaacaaaattataTCTCCCCCACATCTTCGAAATTCCAGCGAGATAGATCGTCGTTTGGCTCACTCATTTAGATGTAAGATCAATTAGCATTTATAATAACTCACATCACCTTGGTATAACTTGTTACTTTGAGATGCGTACTTCCCCTAGACCTCGTCCATTTTGAAACTTTACGACCAATTATTCCAAATCCAAATATTAGCAAGACTGAGCATCTTGTAGTTTCCAAAGGACCCAGTATCTTCTCATTGATTTGCTAAAAACTTAATAACTAGATTGGTTCATGAAGCAGGCAAGCTTTTTACTTGACTCAATTTATTTGGTAGATACCATAAAAGATAACCAACACCCTCTCAAATACAAATTCAATGCCTGGACTAAACTTGGTAAGACCTGCTCAAATTAAAAGAAATGGTGGCACCAGCAAACTAAAACTGTGATCATTTCACATAGTCCCAACTCTTTAAACCATAATATATTTCTGAGCAGCACTTGTCACATTATTCAAAGCATCAAACGAGCAAATAAGAAAAGGAGGCAGGATTCAAAAATCCCAGCATTTTCCCCACTTTTCACTAGGTGTTCATCTTAAACGACAAGGTGCACAAGTAGCAGGATATGAAAATTCTTTCAGCAGTTATTCAAAAAAAGATGTAAGATTTAATTataacttttaaaaaataaagtatcaTACCAAGTATTTTAATCATCCTCCTTGAAAGATCAAACTCTGAAGCTCCTGGAAACAATGGCAGCCCCATAAATAATTCTGCAACTATGCACCCAAATGACCACATATCGATCCTTGTAGTATATCTGAGCTATGTTAAGATTCCAAACCATGATTTACAGCACAAAAAAATCTGTCCGACGAGGAGGACCCTTCACAAGAAGATGGAAAACAAGAAAAGTGAAGAAAAAGATGACCCGAGGATGAGTGGAGAATTAATTGGCGTTGTTGTGGTTGCCCCTTTTATATCTAATTATCACACCTCTATAATAAGGGAGAAAAGGAAATGCAGTGAGCAAAATCGTATACGGCATGAATGGAAGGTGCATCTGAATCATTCTTCTCTGACATGGAAGATATTGAGTCATAAGATTTAAATGCTTGAGGGAAATTGATTCAAAACATAGGACTGGAAAATACAAGAATATATTCAATCTTGTATGTTTAGGATACTGATATCCAAGAAGATCTTCAGGAGATCTATAGTACCTACTCTGAAAAtgaaacaaaaaattaaaacttatccactaaatcaaaatcaagaacTTGACAGTTCTACATTGGAAGATGGTCACCTGAATATAAGAATAAACAGTACGATCTTCCATACAGGCTGATCCAAAGTCTATGATTTTGATTTCTGCTGGCTTCACACTGTCAATTTTATAACAAACCCAAGAAATGAAGATGCAGAAGATGATAAACACTTCAAACAGCCCAACATCGCCAAGGAGCAGATCACCTTGAACATAATAAAATGTTTTCTGGCTTCAGATCACAATGAATTACACCAGCATCTTTCATCAATGCCAATCCACACAATATCTGGACGGAGGAAATCAAATTTAGAGcacagataaaaaaaaaatgtatggTCGTCGCATTGATTAACttttttcaaaacaacaacaatCTGAAGAAAGGAATGGATTACCTGCTTTGAGAATAACTGCACAATGTTCAATGACAATCCCCGAAAATGGTTCAACTTTATAAGCTCGTACCTAAAGAAAACGTTTAATGTTGTGACCAAGCATCGACAtgtaattaatattaataacaCTTCAAATAATTTGATCAAAAACTTACAAATTTGTGTCAAGCAGCTCAAAAGCAATGCACAAATGACGTCGAAACACAAAATAATCGTAAATTCGAACGATGTAGTGGTTATCATCAGGATCAAACTTCTTATTTAACTGGGGAAAATTTAAACAAACATTGCTGGTAAGCTttgcatttaaatcaaataaagCTAAAAAATCCAATTGAAGGGCTTAACTGTAGTTAGAATAGAAACTTCAACCAATGCCTGCTGATAGTAAGCAGGTAAATTTTTAATTACCTTAACAGCAACAAAACTGTCCATTTCAGCAACCCAGCACTTGGCAACCTGACCAAATGTTCCATGACCAAGAACATCCTTGGCAATGTACCTGCATATTAGGGAAGCAAATAACAACTTATTTGCCAGCATCTTATATTTCCTCCTCAGATAAAGAAAGGAAGATAATAGCATGTAAAATGGGTAAAATGGAAACAGAAGAGGAAATGTAGTTACTGCTTTATTTGATACAAAGATAAGTGAGGAAAAAAAACTTAAGTAAGCCATGTCATGCCCAATTCATATGAATGTAGGTCTAAGGTGAGAAAACATGTTAAGGATCTTTATCGATTTAATCTTGTCGTGTCAGTTCAGAACTAAGAAGACACGCTTCCATTTTGTTCTCACTCTCCCACAATTCTCTCAACATGTAACTGGGTAACTTACAGTATTCTAAAAGAAAAGAGCAGTGAAATTTTATTTCTGTAATCACATCTACTTGTGCAAACAGTGAGGAGATGCTCATAGAACTGATGTTTCAACAATAATCAAGACCCAAAGATATTTCAAATATTGTCAAAAAGGAGTATCTCATGTAATAAGGTGATCTAGACACTATATAGTTTCTGGTATTTCTCTTCATTATGCACTTGTTAATAACCATGTTTCATGTTTGCTTATCTTAACTGATAAATTTGGCCCAGCAGATCAACTAATCAAATTGATATTAGTACGTAAAATTTTATCACAGAAAaaatcagtttgttgtggtgacTGGAGGTGTCTTGCATCCATGGTGGGAGGCAGTGGAGAAGAAGAAAGGTGATAAAGCCATGAATGAGCATTGCAAAGGATGATTGGTGAATAAAATAGAATTGTAGGTGAAAGCATACAAATATAATAAGTAGATAAAAAGCGAAAATAGATGACACTTGCATTGAGGAAAAGCATGATTTGATTACTTTGAAGGTTATAATGGCCAATAACATTCAAATTTAAGTCACATCACAAATAATCTTGTCAAAGAAACATTAGATTATGTTTCCTTAAAAATGAACATTAAATGGAAAATTCTAAACCCAACTTATTCCAAACTTAGattttttattgtatatttcACAACTCTTCCCTTACCCCATCCTTCTCAAGAAATGACCTATAAATGGCTAAGGAGACCAAAAGATATTATGCACGTAAGTGCTGGACATGTGAATTGTCAGTTGAATAAAACACCACcaacttaatttttttattacatgaATAAAACCAGAGTGTTTACCAAGCCTCATATTTGGTACGAGAATTGGAATTTAAGGGCTCCCATAACCCCTGAAATTTGTGATCATTAGATTGGTCCCGTGCTAAAATAAATATGCTTGTTCAAGAAAGACTAAGCAAGCAAGCGAAAATTACATTTTAGTCCCATAATTtgcatattatccgtatttgaTCATGTCGTCAGTCAATTTCGTTATTAGTCCATTAATTTGTACTTTTTCGATTTTACTTATTTTTTATCTGAGAATTGACGTGGCACCGAAAAATGATGACAAAAAGACGGATATTATTAACGTGCCCGATGCGATgtcaaaattcaaataaaaactaattaaaattggaagaaaaAAGCAAGTTACTAGAGTAAAATAGTGAATTTCCCGATAACATAGCCAAAAAAGAATAACGTGCAAATTTCAatagaaaaaatttattttcccaAGCAAAAAATTGGATATCCTAATAGCACTCAATTTAGCAAGCAATTGGCTTTCCTAATCCTCGTTAAATTTTAATACACCATAAATGAATCAGGGTTTCAGGTCCTGAGATTAAAGTGCTATCTACCACTCAATTCCTTAAACTAATGAAACATCTAGTAGATGATAGTAGATGATAATTAGCAAGAGGGTAATACTTAGATTGAAACATACCTTCTCCCTGAGTCTAAATTTCTCAGAACGAAGTTTACGGTAAGAATAAGGTCTGAGTTTGCATTATCAAACCCATCATTGAAAAGACCTTCAGATGGTGAAGTCAAGAACCTCTTTGGATTCAATTCCTCTGCAAAACAAAATTGAGAGTTGCATGTCTGGTATATCTCAACAATATCTTTGGTCAACCTGACAACCAACTGCAACATTGAATAAATGTCACCGAGACATCTCCAAATCAAAGCCAAGATTCCAGAAATTAACATTGAAGGTCCAACGAGCCAACAAACTAAATAAGCAAACCTTAAAATCTGAATTAACAATTCTGGGAAAGATGTAAACCTACACATACTACCTTTCAAAGTTAGTAACACTTAAGTCAATATGAGAAATTTTCCCCCTTGAACAAAAAGGAACTAATAaagcaaacttcaaagatctaatTGAATTCGTAACAACTTTGAGACAATTTCCATTGTTAAATCTTTTGCATAATTTCCTGTTGCTATGACATCGTGCACAATACATTAACGGGAACATTCATCCAAGGACAAAGAAAGTAAATTAGAAGCCAAAACTAAAGCATCAAACAACAGCAGACAATATTTTGTAACTAATTCAAGGTTATACATCACTGATAATAAATCAACACCAACTTGAAGCACATCATGAAGTAATTTTTTGTTCATCATAAACCATACATCCACAAATGTAGTTTAACTCGTTTCTCAGAAAATGGGAGGGGAGGGCAAGGGCAAAATATTAGAAGCAACACCAACCATACTTCCCTAGGAAAATCAAAGATAAAGCATATCAAGTTAACAAGAAGCGCACCACATGACAATGGTGAGACAACAAAGTAACAGTAATATAGATCCAAAGAGCTAGATTAGTTTATTACAGTACTCTTAGTTCCCAAAATCATCATGTATTGTGTTACATTAAGAACATAAGCAATGCATACCAGAGACAAAACTATGAAGAGAAATGATATTTTTGGGGTTAAGTAAGAATTAATTCATCCAAATTTCATCTAGTCTATCTAACTTCTAGATGCAATACGTCGATTCCATATCATGCTGAGTATCCAAAGTCCCTTTGAATTTCCTTATTTATTTTTCTACTATTGTTGCCTGAGCTGTCTCTTATAAGAAGTGTGCTGACAATAGGTACAATCTCAATCCCGATTGCAAATCTTACCCATATCTTTCTAGTTCAATTGGCACACCAATCCCCAATATACAGCCAAAAAATCCTGATCTCTAGGCCTTTGATTTATAGTTACTTTTTGACTTAAAACAACTTTAAAATTCAGTAAAAATTTATTTCCCCACAAAATCATTGTCAAAGTCATTTCCTGAAAGTGCTCATCACTGTCCACAACTTATTCCAACATGAGCTCCATTAAGTCCTCCCCCACTCTGTTTCTGATTAGAACTGGTGATACATCGCCCACGGAGAATATCATAAGGTAGCATTGATTTAGCTTTTGGCCACCTTCGATTCGACTAGGACAATATCTTAcggtaataaataataataatccaATAAAGCATAGTGAAACTAAATGGGATACATGCAACGAAATGATTCAAGTAACGTGTTTTGAACCTCAAT carries:
- the LOC140820646 gene encoding dual specificity protein kinase YAK1 homolog isoform X3 translates to MDGVCNETTVGESQPSESEGDESSTSSSSTSKLISWRPLPLSFRHYYPALGVKLKHQPLRVIVRKPLVVRLTKDIVEIYQTCNSQFCFAEELNPKRFLTSPSEGLFNDGFDNANSDLILTVNFVLRNLDSGRRYIAKDVLGHGTFGQVAKCWVAEMDSFVAVKVIKNLPAYYQQALVEVSILTTLNKKFDPDDNHYIVRIYDYFVFRRHLCIAFELLDTNLYELIKLNHFRGLSLNIVQLFSKQILCGLALMKDAGVIHCDLKPENILLCSSVKPAEIKIIDFGSACMEDRTVYSYIQSRYYRSPEDLLGYQYTTRIDMWSFGCIVAELFMGLPLFPGASEFDLSRRMIKILGMILYFLKVIIKSYIFF
- the LOC140820646 gene encoding dual specificity protein kinase YAK1 homolog isoform X5, with amino-acid sequence MDGVCNETTVGESQPSESEGDESSTSSSSTSKLISWRPLPLSFRHYYPALGVKLKHQPLRVIVRKPLVVRLTKDIVEIYQTCNSQFCFAEELNPKRFLTSPSEGLFNDGFDNANSDLILTVNFVLRNLDSGRRYIAKDVLGHGTFGQVAKCWVAEMDSFVAVKVIKNLPAYYQQALVEVSILTTLNKKFDPDDNHYIVRIYDYFVFRRHLCIAFELLDTNLYELIKLNHFRGLSLNIVQLFSKQILCGLALMKDAGVIHCDLKPENILLCSRVGTIDLLKIFLDINILQGSICGHLGA
- the LOC140820646 gene encoding dual specificity protein kinase YAK1 homolog isoform X2, with the protein product MDGVCNETTVGESQPSESEGDESSTSSSSTSKLISWRPLPLSFRHYYPALGVKLKHQPLRVIVRKPLVVRLTKDIVEIYQTCNSQFCFAEELNPKRFLTSPSEGLFNDGFDNANSDLILTVNFVLRNLDSGRRYIAKDVLGHGTFGQVAKCWVAEMDSFVAVKLNKKFDPDDNHYIVRIYDYFVFRRHLCIAFELLDTNLYELIKLNHFRGLSLNIVQLFSKQILCGLALMKDAGVIHCDLKPENILLCSSVKPAEIKIIDFGSACMEDRTVYSYIQSRYYRSPEDLLGYQYPKHTRLNIFLYFPVLCFESISLKHLNLMTQYLPCQRRMIQMHLPFMPYTILLTAFPFLPYYRGSSSSDRFFCAVNHGLES
- the LOC140820646 gene encoding dual specificity protein kinase YAK1 homolog isoform X1 translates to MDGVCNETTVGESQPSESEGDESSTSSSSTSKLISWRPLPLSFRHYYPALGVKLKHQPLRVIVRKPLVVRLTKDIVEIYQTCNSQFCFAEELNPKRFLTSPSEGLFNDGFDNANSDLILTVNFVLRNLDSGRRYIAKDVLGHGTFGQVAKCWVAEMDSFVAVKVIKNLPAYYQQALVEVSILTTLNKKFDPDDNHYIVRIYDYFVFRRHLCIAFELLDTNLYELIKLNHFRGLSLNIVQLFSKQILCGLALMKDAGVIHCDLKPENILLCSSVKPAEIKIIDFGSACMEDRTVYSYIQSRYYRSPEDLLGYQYPKHTRLNIFLYFPVLCFESISLKHLNLMTQYLPCQRRMIQMHLPFMPYTILLTAFPFLPYYRGSSSSDRFFCAVNHGLES
- the LOC140820646 gene encoding dual specificity protein kinase YAK1 homolog isoform X4, with amino-acid sequence MDGVCNETTVGESQPSESEGDESSTSSSSTSKLISWRPLPLSFRHYYPALGVKLKHQPLRVIVRKPLVVRLTKDIVEIYQTCNSQFCFAEELNPKRFLTSPSEGLFNDGFDNANSDLILTVNFVLRNLDSGRRYIAKDVLGHGTFGQVAKCWVAEMDSFVAVKVIKNLPAYYQQALVEVSILTTLNKKFDPDDNHYIVRIYDYFVFRRHLCIAFELLDTNLYELIKLNHFRGLSLNIVQLFSKQILCGLALMKDAGVIHCDLKPENILLCSSVKPAEIKIIDFGSACMEDRTVYSYIQVL